A genomic region of Ensifer adhaerens contains the following coding sequences:
- a CDS encoding aldose epimerase family protein produces the protein MHQNTEIFGHLPSGEPVHRVVLSGGGLTAHVLTWGSVIQDLRLEGHEPPLVLGFTDLESYLAHSPYLGATPGRCANRIGNGRFTLDGETYQLELNEKGVTHLHGGSDNIGKRNWTITRQTPDSVTLAITDPDGRAGYPGNCKVTCTYALKPDGVLSVVYESSTDRATLANVCQHSYFNLDGGADALGHDIMIAADHYLPTTERQVPTGEIRAVEGTAFDLREMTPLRRQTEGDRIAYDHNFCLSSEPMAKHSVAFARSINSGVTLEVLTTEPGVQLYTGAKLDIPVPGLEGRRYGPFAGFCLETQIWPDAANHAGFPSAVLRPGEIRRQETDYVFMKS, from the coding sequence ATGCATCAGAACACGGAAATCTTCGGCCACCTGCCATCCGGCGAGCCGGTCCATCGTGTGGTGCTCTCCGGAGGCGGGCTCACCGCCCATGTGCTCACCTGGGGGTCGGTGATCCAGGATCTCCGCCTGGAAGGCCATGAGCCGCCGCTGGTGCTCGGTTTCACCGATCTCGAAAGCTACCTCGCCCACTCGCCCTATCTCGGCGCCACGCCCGGGCGCTGCGCAAACCGCATCGGAAACGGACGCTTCACGCTCGATGGCGAGACCTACCAGCTCGAATTGAACGAGAAGGGCGTCACGCACCTGCACGGCGGCAGCGACAACATCGGTAAGCGCAACTGGACGATCACCCGACAGACGCCCGACAGCGTCACGCTCGCAATTACCGACCCGGACGGCCGGGCCGGCTATCCCGGCAATTGCAAGGTCACCTGCACCTACGCGCTGAAGCCCGATGGCGTCTTGAGTGTCGTCTACGAGAGCAGTACGGACCGGGCGACGCTCGCCAATGTCTGCCAGCACAGCTACTTCAATCTGGACGGCGGCGCCGACGCGCTCGGCCACGACATCATGATCGCCGCCGATCATTACCTGCCGACCACCGAACGCCAGGTGCCGACGGGCGAGATCCGCGCGGTCGAGGGCACCGCCTTCGATCTCAGGGAAATGACGCCGCTTCGCCGCCAGACCGAAGGTGATCGCATCGCCTACGACCACAATTTCTGCCTTTCGAGCGAACCCATGGCGAAGCACTCGGTGGCGTTTGCCCGCAGCATCAATTCTGGCGTGACGCTCGAAGTGCTCACGACGGAACCGGGCGTGCAGCTCTATACTGGCGCCAAGCTCGACATCCCCGTCCCCGGCCTCGAGGGACGCCGTTACGGCCCCTTCGCCGGTTTCTGCCTGGAAACCCAGATCTGGCCGGATGCGGCCAACCACGCCGGCTTCCCGAGCGCAGTGCTGCGCCCCGGCGAGATCCGCCGGCAGGAAACGGACTACGTGTTCATGAAGAGCTGA
- a CDS encoding prolyl-tRNA synthetase associated domain-containing protein gives MSESQPKTAEDLFRFLDQLGIDHKTKNHEPVFTVAESVALRDEMPGGHTKNLFVKDKKDNYFLLTVEEHATVDLKTIHQVIGAASKVSFGKPEKLMEYLGVIPGAVTAFGAINDTKGNVKVILDEALMTFDIVNCHPLSNDATTAIATKDLLRFMEATGHEPLVLKVTA, from the coding sequence ATGAGTGAATCACAGCCGAAGACCGCCGAAGACCTCTTCCGCTTTCTCGATCAGCTCGGGATCGACCATAAAACCAAGAACCACGAGCCGGTGTTCACCGTCGCCGAATCGGTGGCGCTTCGTGACGAGATGCCCGGTGGCCATACGAAAAACCTTTTCGTGAAGGACAAGAAGGACAACTACTTCCTGCTCACCGTCGAAGAGCACGCGACGGTGGACCTCAAGACCATCCACCAGGTGATCGGCGCGGCAAGCAAGGTTTCCTTCGGCAAACCGGAGAAGCTGATGGAATATCTCGGCGTCATTCCGGGTGCGGTGACCGCGTTCGGCGCGATCAACGACACTAAGGGCAACGTCAAGGTCATCCTCGACGAGGCGCTGATGACGTTCGATATCGTCAACTGCCACCCGCTCTCCAACGACGCGACGACCGCGATCGCAACGAAGGATCTGCTGCGCTTCATGGAAGCGACCGGACACGAACCGCTTGTCTTGAAAGTCACGGCCTGA